A DNA window from Maribellus comscasis contains the following coding sequences:
- a CDS encoding T9SS type A sorting domain-containing protein has product MKKFYLLLSGLFFGYLIQAQTPNGLKGADVNISTVTTYSDLHSLVEANGQKEIKLTSGLKSASSAVEIVDPELMECSDNSAFSNPPVLFDNGYTSDLKTPYKVYQTFDNLSGITNEVAFWVAFSTYTQPSPTFEFIIEVFEAGPLPVSRLSSDTVEVSLEYTGFAVVGHDIFKCNASITPIANADGWISIYGSLKNSASSYWINAPSGQGQSYQEGYGYREPVAVCLGAGILPLEVTLFPNGKYALTQEDKEILSGDPEKYQSIEVSPRSFDCNSVGESVPVTISVVDTSGVPSTFSGYVLVYDETAPEAKCKDITVTLDDSGEASIFGGQIDDGSYDACGIKNRVLDKYNFYCADLGKDTITLTVGDASGNLSSCTSEVTVLSVNKMPALNPIADVTVDEDSAVTVDLTGISYGDDCEAQDLVVSVTVSDSAMIDTMGVDYTSGDPEGTLNISPAADMSGSTVVTVTVEDEEGASVSQNFTLTINPVNDAPFLVIPIPDQTIYASYELNIPVSSVLGVIFDDVDDDELEMSVMVEGTDTLPSWATMSADILVCEPMIADTGCVNIVVMATDSSGASASDTFEVCVAGYPTAIGDLEVAGPEIQMYPNPTNGQVNLEMSSGIHAVDIAVVDIAGRVVLQKQYSASERIVFDMSGKVAGMYFVNMKIDGERVVKKLIVDNR; this is encoded by the coding sequence ATGAAAAAGTTTTACTTATTGTTATCTGGTTTGTTTTTTGGATATTTGATCCAAGCGCAAACACCAAACGGTTTGAAAGGCGCAGATGTTAATATCAGCACTGTAACAACATATTCTGATTTACATAGTTTGGTTGAGGCGAACGGGCAAAAAGAAATCAAATTAACTTCAGGATTAAAATCGGCGAGTTCAGCAGTCGAAATCGTCGATCCAGAGCTGATGGAGTGCTCTGATAATTCGGCTTTCAGCAATCCTCCGGTATTGTTTGACAATGGTTATACATCAGACTTGAAAACTCCTTATAAAGTTTATCAAACTTTTGATAACCTGTCCGGAATCACAAATGAAGTAGCCTTTTGGGTTGCTTTTAGTACTTATACTCAACCGTCACCTACTTTTGAGTTTATAATTGAGGTGTTTGAGGCAGGTCCCTTGCCTGTTTCCCGGTTAAGTTCTGATACCGTTGAGGTTTCACTTGAATACACAGGCTTTGCTGTTGTTGGGCATGATATTTTTAAATGTAATGCTTCCATCACCCCTATTGCTAATGCAGATGGGTGGATTTCAATTTACGGGTCGTTAAAAAATTCGGCGTCTAGTTATTGGATAAACGCTCCAAGTGGGCAAGGGCAATCTTATCAGGAAGGATATGGGTACCGGGAACCGGTGGCTGTTTGTTTAGGTGCAGGTATACTTCCTCTTGAAGTCACTCTTTTTCCGAATGGCAAATATGCCCTGACCCAGGAAGATAAAGAGATATTATCGGGCGACCCTGAAAAGTACCAGAGTATTGAAGTTTCCCCACGCTCGTTTGACTGTAACAGTGTTGGCGAATCGGTTCCGGTTACAATATCGGTTGTGGATACAAGTGGAGTCCCCTCTACATTTTCAGGTTATGTATTGGTTTATGACGAAACAGCACCGGAGGCAAAATGTAAGGATATTACTGTAACTCTGGATGACAGCGGGGAAGCGTCAATTTTTGGCGGACAAATAGATGATGGCAGCTACGATGCATGTGGAATAAAAAACCGGGTACTTGATAAATACAATTTTTACTGCGCTGATTTGGGAAAAGATACGATTACATTAACCGTTGGTGATGCGAGCGGGAATTTGAGTAGCTGTACATCAGAAGTAACAGTGTTGTCCGTAAATAAAATGCCGGCTTTAAACCCTATAGCAGATGTAACAGTTGATGAAGACTCGGCAGTAACGGTTGATTTGACGGGAATTTCTTACGGAGATGACTGTGAAGCCCAGGATTTAGTGGTGTCTGTTACTGTTTCAGACTCTGCGATGATTGACACGATGGGAGTTGATTATACTTCAGGTGACCCGGAAGGCACTTTAAACATTAGCCCGGCAGCTGATATGAGTGGCAGTACAGTTGTTACTGTTACCGTTGAAGACGAAGAAGGAGCCAGCGTATCGCAAAACTTTACGCTGACAATAAACCCTGTTAACGATGCTCCTTTTTTGGTTATCCCGATTCCTGACCAGACAATTTATGCAAGTTATGAGTTAAATATACCTGTCAGTTCGGTGCTGGGAGTAATATTTGATGATGTTGATGACGATGAGCTGGAGATGTCGGTAATGGTTGAAGGGACAGACACTTTACCGTCATGGGCAACGATGTCGGCTGATATATTGGTTTGTGAGCCGATGATTGCGGATACGGGATGTGTAAATATTGTGGTAATGGCAACAGACAGCTCCGGGGCAAGTGCAAGCGATACCTTTGAAGTTTGTGTAGCAGGTTACCCGACAGCGATTGGCGATTTGGAAGTAGCAGGTCCGGAAATACAGATGTACCCTAACCCAACCAATGGTCAGGTAAACCTTGAGATGAGTTCAGGGATTCATGCTGTGGATATTGCAGTAGTTGATATCGCAGGCCGTGTTGTACTGCAAAAACAGTATTCGGCATCGGAACGTATTGTATTTGACATGAGTGGAAAGGTAGCCGGAATGTACTTTGTGAATATGAAAATTGACGGAGAAAGAGTAGTCAAAAAGCTGATTGTTGACAACAGGTAA